A genomic region of Eucalyptus grandis isolate ANBG69807.140 chromosome 5, ASM1654582v1, whole genome shotgun sequence contains the following coding sequences:
- the LOC104443404 gene encoding WRKY transcription factor 22 isoform X1: MEEDWDLHAVVRSFTASSSSSSSSSAAASATATATATAGTTWTDLALHAPVPCSSFGAVKIDEGFVSPPDPYEARHSSLAELHELYQHELGKPFFPKSEPLVFQSAAVSALPSFGGVNGQPAFRQQPNPANNNGSAPASSSSSCMTSSQSQASRKRSRKNQLKKVCHVPAESLSSDIWAWRKYGQKPIKGSPYPRGYYRCSSSKGCLARKQVERNRSDPGMFVVTYTAEHNHPAPTHRNSLAGSTRQKPVMPQTDTVEDPSAAASTKPPCSSPTTSLEEEVAKTQSTNTESREDKEGSMADDEEDGDAGLSDMAMSDDFFVGLEGLKGGGDDDDCFLDPFPANFGHSWAANNTATATGDS; the protein is encoded by the exons ATGGAGGAAGACTGGGATCTACATGCGGTGGTCAGGAGCTtcaccgcctcctcctcctcctcctcctcctcctccgctgccgcttccgccaccgccaccgccaccgccaccgccggcaCGACGTGGACGGATCTTGCACTCCATGCTCCTGTGCCTTGCTCCTCTTTCGGAGCGGTCAAGATAGACGAGGGCTTTGTCTCTCCACCAGATCCTTACGAAGCGAGACACAGCTCGCTTGCCGAGTTGCATGAACTCTACCAGCATGAACTCGGCAAGCCCTTCTTCCCCAAGAGCGAGCCTCTCGTGTTTCAAAGCGCTGCTGTTTCTGCTCTTCCTTCTTTCGGAGGAGTGAACGGTCAACCCGCGTTTAGACAACAACCTAATCCTGCTAATAATAATGGTTCTGCACCGGCCTCCTCTTCTAGCTCCTGCATGACAAGCTCCCAGTCTCAAGCTTCTCGCAAAAGAAG CAGGAAGAACCAGCTCAAGAAGGTTTGCCATGTTCCAGCAGAGAGTCTGTCTTCTGATATCTGGGCGTGGCGTAAATATGGCCAAAAACCGATTAAGGGCTCTCCATATCCAAG GGGATACTACAGATGCAGTAGCTCGAAGGGGTGTTTGGCCCGGAAACAAGTGGAGCGGAACAGATCCGACCCTGGAATGTTCGTCGTCACGTACACGGCGGAGCACAACCACCCCGCGCCTACCCACCGCAACTCGCTCGCAGGTTCCACGCGTCAAAAGCCCGTGATGCCGCAGACGGACACTGTCGAGGACCCCAGCGCTGCTGCCTCGACAAAACCTCCTTGTTCTTCTCCAACTACCTCCTTAGAGGAGGAGGTGGCAAAAACTCAGAGTACAAACACCGAAAGCAGAGAAGATAAAGAGGGTAGCATGGCTGATGATGAAGAGGATGGGGATGCTGGGCTATCTGATATGGCTATGAGTGATGATTTCTTTGTGGGTTTGGAGGGATTGAAAGGAGGTGGTGATGATGACGATTGCTTCTTGGATCCTTTTCCGGCGAACTTTGGCCATTCTTGGGCGGCTAACAATACGGCAACCGCCACCGGTGATAGCTGA
- the LOC104443404 gene encoding WRKY transcription factor 22 isoform X2, producing MEEDWDLHAVVRSFTASSSSSSSSSAAASATATATATAGTTWTDLALHAPVPCSSFGAVKIDEGFVSPPDPYEARHSSLAELHELYQHELGKPFFPKSEPLVFQSAAVSALPSFGGVNGQPAFRQQPNPANNNGSAPASSSSSCMTSSQSQASRKRRKNQLKKVCHVPAESLSSDIWAWRKYGQKPIKGSPYPRGYYRCSSSKGCLARKQVERNRSDPGMFVVTYTAEHNHPAPTHRNSLAGSTRQKPVMPQTDTVEDPSAAASTKPPCSSPTTSLEEEVAKTQSTNTESREDKEGSMADDEEDGDAGLSDMAMSDDFFVGLEGLKGGGDDDDCFLDPFPANFGHSWAANNTATATGDS from the exons ATGGAGGAAGACTGGGATCTACATGCGGTGGTCAGGAGCTtcaccgcctcctcctcctcctcctcctcctcctccgctgccgcttccgccaccgccaccgccaccgccaccgccggcaCGACGTGGACGGATCTTGCACTCCATGCTCCTGTGCCTTGCTCCTCTTTCGGAGCGGTCAAGATAGACGAGGGCTTTGTCTCTCCACCAGATCCTTACGAAGCGAGACACAGCTCGCTTGCCGAGTTGCATGAACTCTACCAGCATGAACTCGGCAAGCCCTTCTTCCCCAAGAGCGAGCCTCTCGTGTTTCAAAGCGCTGCTGTTTCTGCTCTTCCTTCTTTCGGAGGAGTGAACGGTCAACCCGCGTTTAGACAACAACCTAATCCTGCTAATAATAATGGTTCTGCACCGGCCTCCTCTTCTAGCTCCTGCATGACAAGCTCCCAGTCTCAAGCTTCTCGCAAAAGAAG GAAGAACCAGCTCAAGAAGGTTTGCCATGTTCCAGCAGAGAGTCTGTCTTCTGATATCTGGGCGTGGCGTAAATATGGCCAAAAACCGATTAAGGGCTCTCCATATCCAAG GGGATACTACAGATGCAGTAGCTCGAAGGGGTGTTTGGCCCGGAAACAAGTGGAGCGGAACAGATCCGACCCTGGAATGTTCGTCGTCACGTACACGGCGGAGCACAACCACCCCGCGCCTACCCACCGCAACTCGCTCGCAGGTTCCACGCGTCAAAAGCCCGTGATGCCGCAGACGGACACTGTCGAGGACCCCAGCGCTGCTGCCTCGACAAAACCTCCTTGTTCTTCTCCAACTACCTCCTTAGAGGAGGAGGTGGCAAAAACTCAGAGTACAAACACCGAAAGCAGAGAAGATAAAGAGGGTAGCATGGCTGATGATGAAGAGGATGGGGATGCTGGGCTATCTGATATGGCTATGAGTGATGATTTCTTTGTGGGTTTGGAGGGATTGAAAGGAGGTGGTGATGATGACGATTGCTTCTTGGATCCTTTTCCGGCGAACTTTGGCCATTCTTGGGCGGCTAACAATACGGCAACCGCCACCGGTGATAGCTGA
- the LOC104443405 gene encoding exocyst complex component SEC10b, whose amino-acid sequence MKESRDGPRNDRSAKSSSVSSLPLILDIDDFKGDFSFDALFGNLVNDHLPSFQEEETDSSEGHGNISANDVLPNGTLRASADAAKSAQGLSTPLFPEVDALLTLFKDSCRELVDLRKQVDGRLYNLKKEVSVQDSKHRKTLSELEKGVDGLFDSFARLDSRISSVGQTAAKIGDHLQSADAQRETASQTIDLIKYLMEFNSSPGDLMELSPLFSDDSRVAEAASIAQKLRSFAEEDIGRQGIAVSSVVGNATASRGLEVAVANLQDYCNELENRLLARFDAASQRRELSTMAECAKILSQFNRGTSAMQHYVATRPMFIDVEVMNADTRLVLGEHNSQVSPSNVARGLSSLYKEITDTVRKEAATIMAVFPSPNDVMSILVQRVLEQRVTALLDKILVKPSLVNLPPMEEGGLLLYLRMLAVAYEKTQELARDLRSVGCGDLDVEGLTESLFSSHKDEYPEHEQASLGQLYRAKMEEVRAESQQLSESTGTIGRSKGASVASSHQQISVTVVTEFARWNEESISRCTLFSSQPATLAANVKTVFTCLLDQVSQYLAEGLDRARDGLTEAAALRERFVLGTNLSRRVAAAAASAAEAAAAAGESSFRSFMVAVQRSGSSVAIVQQYFANSISRLLLPVDGAHAAACEEMATAMSGAESAAYKGLQQCIETVMAEVERLLSAEQKTTDYRSPDDGIAPDHRPTNACTRVVAYLSRVLEAAFTALEGQNKQAFLTELGNRLYKGLLNHWQKFTFNPSGGLRLKRDITEYGEFVRSFNAPSIDEKFETLGIMANVFIVAPESLSTLFEGTPSIRKDAQRFIQLREDYKSAKLATRLSSVWSSSS is encoded by the exons ATGAAGGAGAGTAGAGATGGACCCAGGAATGACAGAAGTGCGAAATCTTCGTCGGTCAGTTCGCTTCCGCTTATTTTGGACATAGACGACTTTAAG gGGGATTTCTCCTTTGATGCGTTATTCGGTAACTTGGTCAATGATCACCTCCCATCGTTCCAAGAGGAGGAAACCGATTCATCAGAAGGACATGGCAATATCAGTGCAAATGATGTTTTGCCGAATGGGACTCTTAGAGCTTCAGCTGATGCTGCTAAATCAGCGCAAGGGCTTTCTACTCCTTTGTTTCCAGAAGTTGATGCTCTACTGACCTTATTCAAGGATTCCTGCAGGGAGTTGGTTGATCTTCGAAAACAA GTTGATGGCCGACTCTATAATCTAAAGAAGGAGGTCTCAGTTCAAGATTCTAAGCACAGAAAGACACTTTCTGAG CTTGAAAAAGGTGTAGATGGCTTGTTTGATAGCTTTGCGAGATTGGATTCCCGAATTTCTAGTGTTGGGCAGACTGCTGCAAAAATCGGAGATCATCTTCAG AGTGCAGATGCTCAACGTGAAACTGCAAGTCAGACAATAGATCTTATAAAG TACCTGATGGAGTTTAATAGCAGCCCAGGTGATCTAATGGAGCTTTCGCCTCTTTTCTCTGATGACAGTCGCGTTGCCGAGGCTGCTTCAATAGCTCAGAAATTGC GGTCATTTGCTGAAGAAGATATTGGAAGACAAGGAATAGCTGTGTCCTCAGTAGTGGGAAATGCTACTGCTAGCAGGGGGCTGGAAGTTGCTGTTGCTAACCTCCAGGATTACTGCAACG AGTTGGAGAACAGATTGCTTGCACGATTTGATGCTGCATCTCAGAGAAGAGAATTGTCGACAATGGCTGAATGTGCCAAAATTTTATCTCAG TTCAACAGGGGAACCAGTGCCATGCAGCATTATGTGGCAACGCGACCTATGTTTATTGATGTGGAAGTCATGAATGCTGATACAAGGTTGGTTCTTGGTGAGCATAATTCACAGGTTAGCCCAAGCAATGTGGCTCGCGGCCTATCATCCCTGTACAAAGAAATTACAG ATACCGTACGTAAAGAAGCGGCCACAATAATGGCTGTGTTTCCTTCACCCAATGATGTAATGTCAATATTGGTTCAG AGAGTGTTGGAGCAGCGAGTTACAGCCCTTCTAGACAAAATACTAGTGAAGCCATCTCTTGTAAATTTACCTCCAATGGAAGAAGGCGGGCTATTATTG TACCTAAGAATGTTAGCAGTGGCATATGAGAAGACTCAAGAACTTGCCAGAGACTTGAGATCTGTTGGCTGCGGTGACTTGGATGTTGAGG GCCTCACGGAGTCTCTGTTTTCTTCACACAAAGATGAGTATCCTGAACATGAGCAGGCCTCTCTTGGACAACTTTATCGAGCAAAG ATGGAGGAAGTACGTGCAGAAAGCCAGCAGCTTTCCGAGTCAACTGGAACAATTGGCCGTTCAAAAGGAGCTTCAGTTGCATCTTCCCACCAGCAGATATCAGTTACTGTTGTAACAGAGTTTGCGCGTTGGAATGAAGAATCTATATCAAGATGCACCCTGTTTTCTTCTCAA CCTGCTACACTTGCAGCTAATGTGAAAACAGTTTTTACTTGCCTACTAGACCAG GTAAGTCAGTACCTAGCAGAAGGGCTTGATCGGGCTAGAGATGGCCTCACTGAAGCTGCAGCTTTGAGGGAAAGGTTTGTGCTGGGCACCAACCTTAGTCGAAGGGTAGCTGCTGCCGCTGCTTCTGCT GCTGAAGCCGCTGCTGCCGCTGGTGAGAGCAGTTTCAGATCTTTCATGGTTGCCGTACAACGCAGTGGTAGTAGTGTGGCTATAGTCCAGCAA TACTTCGCAAATTCAATATCTCGGCTCTTACTCCCAGTGGACGGTGCCCATGCTGCTGCTTGTGAAGAAATGGCAACTGCTATGTCTGGTGCGGAATCTGCTGCTTATAAGGGTCTTCAACAATGCATTGAGACAGTAATGGCTGAG GTTGAAAGGCTGCTATCAGCTGAACAAAAGACAACAGATTATAGGTCGCCGGATGATGGCATAGCTCCAGATCATCGGCCAACAAATGCTTGCACACG GGTTGTGGCCTATCTTTCTCGTGTGCTTGAAGCTGCATTTACTGCATTAGAAGGTCAAAACAAGCAAGCGTTTCTCACTGAACTG GGAAATCGCTTGTACAAAGGGCTGCTTAATCACTGGCAAAAGTTCACCTTTAATCCCAG TGGAGGTCTGCGGCTGAAGCGTGACATAACCGAATATGGAGAATTTGTGCGTAGTTTTAATGCTCCTTCGATTGACGAAAAATTTGAGACGTTGGGCAT CATGGCAAATGTCTTTATTGTTGCTCCCGAGAGTCTCTCCACATTGTTCGAGGGCACTCCTAGCATCCGGAAAGATGCACAAAG GTTTATCCAGCTTAGAGAAGACTATAAGAGCGCAAAGCTAGCAACCCGACTTAGCTCCGTATGGTCAAGCTCTAGTTGA